GTCGATCCGGGCCAGCGGCATCCACGCTCCCGGCCAGGCCCGCTCAGGCGGCTCCGACTCGAAGGCGGCGGCGTGATGATCCGGCTGATTGACGAACGCGAGTCGTACTTGAGCGCCGCGGCATTCATCAGTGATGCGGCCGAGTCGCTGACGTCAGCTGCGCAGACGCTGGCGCTGACCGACCCCCGCCTCGAGGCCGTTGCATCAAGCCTCGCGCTCGCGTCCGACAACCTCATGGGCCGTGTGATCTCCGAGGTGCCGCGCGACGGCGAGGACGACGAGGTGGCGCTGTGATGTCGATCGAGCAACTGGAAGCGGCCAGCCTGATCCGCTCAGCGGTCCGAGCCGCCAACGACGCAGCCGACTCCCTCGGCCTCGTCATGAAGTGCCTTGTAGACGCGGAAAGCGCACACCAAGCAGACGCTGGACGAGTTCGCTACCTCGTGAACGAGCTCGTCGATGACCTCAACCGAGACCTCCTGAGCCGTCAGGACGCGACCTCGAACGTGAGGTGGCTCTGATGTCGACCGCAGTGGCAGCCATGAGGGAGGACCTGACAGCGGCGTACCGCCTGCTGAGGGAAGCAGGCGAGGAGGTTCACCGCGCCGCAACTCTCGTTGACCGGTACTCCCCCTCTATCGCTGACCAGACGCTCTCAACCTTGTCGCTGCTCGAAGACGGGGCCAGCCGCCTGGAGCGGGCGATCCGCCAACTGGAGTCACGGTGAGTCGCGCTATCAGCCTCGGGGCCACGGTCGTCCAGCTCGTTGTGACCTGGCGGAACTGGGCAGGTCTGGGTCTGGTGGTTTCAGGTGCTGCGGCGATCGCGGGACTTGACCCTCTCGCCCGGGTCGCCGCCGTCGTCGCCTGGGCGCCGATTCCGGCGCTGCTCATTTGGAGCGTGGCGTCAGCCGGTTCATTCGAGCAGCGGTACGCCGCACCGGTTCGCCGACGCTCCTGGCGTCGACGCGTCCATGAACGCTGGGCAGACCTCATGCAGCAGTGCGGTCTTGCCGCCCCGTTCAGAAAGGGTCGCGATCTCGATCCGCAGATCCACGTCCCCCGCCTGCTTCGGTGCCGGACCTACGGCTCGGTGCTTGAACTCACCGTGGAAACCCGGCGAGGTCAGACCATTGAAGAACTCAACACTGCGGCGCCCAAGCTGGCAGCCAGCCTGAGGGCAGCGACATACCGCGTCCGACCTGCACAGGGACGCCGCGCTGGGTACTCCACGGTCATCGAGCTCGTCATGCATGACTCGCTGACGGCACCTGTTCAAGCCGCGGCTGCGAGCCCTCTGCCGACGTACGACAAGGTCACCCTCGGCCGAGGCCAGAGCGGTGCGACATGGCAGCTCGTCGTTCGCGGTCGCCACACACTCATTGCCGGCTGCTCGGGGGCTGGCAAAGGGTCAGTGCTCTGGGGACTCTGCTGTGGCCTCTCCCCTGCGGTTCGCCGGGACCTTGTCCGGCTGTGGGGCGTCGATCTGAAGCGCGGTGTCGAGTTGCAGATGGGTGCTGGGCTCTTCTCAGCCGCGGCGTACAACCCACGCGATGCGCTCGCCGTCCTGAAGTCCTTGCTCCAGGTAATCGACGAGCGCGGCACGAAGATGGCCGGACACAGCCGTCTTCACCAGCCGAGGCCAGGCGATCCACTGCACGTGCTGGTGATCGACGAGCTCGCCGCCCTCACCGCCTATTCCGACATCACGATCCGGCGAGACGCGGAGCGCTTGCTCAGCGAGATCCTCACTCAAGGCCGGGCCCTCGGTGTTGTGGTCGTGGCCTGCGTCCAGGACCCGCGCAAGGACGTCGTGCCGATGCGCGGGCTCTTCACCCAGACTGTCGCGCTGCGGCTCCGGTCCATCGAGGAAACGGTCATGGTCCTTGGTGAAGGCGCGGCGGCGATCGCCCCCGCTCACCGGATCTCACCGCGGGCTCCGGGCACGGCATGGATCGTCGACGACACCGGAGCCGTGGATCGCGTCCGGGCCGACTACTGGCCTGACGAGGTGATCGCCGCGGTTGCGACCACGAATCGCGCGAATGTCCTCGTCGAGCTGCCGGCGAACGACAACCTGGATGACTTCGCTGGCGACGGCGAGTGGGACGTCGTATCACCCAGGCGGCCCCGGACACCGCGGAAGCCACGCGAGATGTCCCTCGTGGCACCCATCGGAGGTGACGACGAATGACCAGACCAGGACGACCCACCAGCAGGGAGTTCTCGACGGACTGGATGCGCGACTCGTTGTGCATTGAGGCGCCTGGTCTGCCGTGGACTGACAACTTCCGCGTGCCGACGTACTCATCTGACCTGATGCGCTACCTCTGCCAGCGGTGCCCGGTCTCGGTCGAGTGCACCGTCTTCACGCGCGATGCCGAGGTGAGCGCTGGATTCTGGGCAGGGACGACGCGCAATCCTGTCTACGGCCCGGGTGACGCGGCATGAGTACCTCGTCGTTGTTCACCGCGCCGCCCATCGACACCCAGATGGTTCAGGCAGGGGCAGACAAGGTCGGTGTGTGCCGGCGTCCGTTGCTGCGAAAGGTCAGCGACCGAGCCACCGGTGATGTCACCTCGGTGCCCATCCCCTGCGGTTCAACTCGAGCGAGCGTCTGTCCGTCGTGTGCTGACAAGGCACGTCGGCTCCGGATGCAGCAGTGTCGCGAAGGGTGGCACCTGGTCGACGACCCGCTCCCGCCCGAAGACCCGGATCCAGAAGGTGAGCCGGAGGATGACGATCCCGGCGATGGTGACGGCCCAACCGATCGGCGTACACGGTCGACGCGGCGGCTCGAGGGATTCCCGGATCTGCCGAAGGTCCAGGCCGACCACACCAGCGTCGGCCGAAAGTTCGTCGACCCCCGGACGGGCGCGACTTTCCGGCCGTCGATGTTCATCACGCTCACCCTGCCGAGCTACGGCAAGATCAACGCTCACACCGGAGCGCCGACGGACCCCAACCGGTACGACTACCGGCGCGCTGCCCTCGACGCGATGTTGTTCTCGCGGACAGTCGATCGGTGGTGGCAGAACCTGCGCCGCTGCGCCGGCTACAAGGTGCAGTACTTCGCCACGGTCGAGCCCCAGCGAAGACTGGCGCCCCACCTGCATGCCGCCCTTCGCGGCGCCATCCCACGCTCGGTACTGCGCCAGGTCACCGCTGCCACGTACTGCGCCGTCTGGTGGCCCTCGGTGGAGGTGGTGAAGTACGACGAGGGGCGCGGTGATCGTCTGCCGCAATGGGATCCGGTGACGCTGTGCTACTTCGACCCGGAGACCGGTGAGTTGCTGCCGTCATGGGAGGAAGCGCTCGACCAGGTCGACGTTGAGGGCGAGCCCATGCACGTCGTGCGGTTCGGCAGGCAGCTCGACATCAAGGGCATCGTCGGCGGCTCGGAAGAGACCGGCCGAGCTGTGTCCTACCTCTGCAAGTACCTGACCAAGGCGATCGCCGAGACCTACTCCGACCCCGAAGATCCGGACCCGGCATACGAAGCGCACATCAATCGGCTCTTCGGCGAGGTCCGCTGGCTCCCCTGCTCCGAGACCTGCGCCAACTGGCTCCGGTTCGGGATAACGCCAAAGGACGCCGAGCCGGACCTTGTCCCAGGCCAGTGCTCATCGAAGGCGCACGATCGGGAGTTCCTCGGGTTGGGCGGCCGCCGCGTTCTCGTCTCGAGGCATTGGACCGGAAAGACCTTGGGCGAGCACCGTGCTGACCGATCGGCGGTGGTCAGGGCTGTCCTTGAGGAAGCCGGCATCAATGCACCGGAAGCAC
This genomic interval from Nocardioides cavernaquae contains the following:
- a CDS encoding replication initiator — protein: MFTAPPIDTQMVQAGADKVGVCRRPLLRKVSDRATGDVTSVPIPCGSTRASVCPSCADKARRLRMQQCREGWHLVDDPLPPEDPDPEGEPEDDDPGDGDGPTDRRTRSTRRLEGFPDLPKVQADHTSVGRKFVDPRTGATFRPSMFITLTLPSYGKINAHTGAPTDPNRYDYRRAALDAMLFSRTVDRWWQNLRRCAGYKVQYFATVEPQRRLAPHLHAALRGAIPRSVLRQVTAATYCAVWWPSVEVVKYDEGRGDRLPQWDPVTLCYFDPETGELLPSWEEALDQVDVEGEPMHVVRFGRQLDIKGIVGGSEETGRAVSYLCKYLTKAIAETYSDPEDPDPAYEAHINRLFGEVRWLPCSETCANWLRFGITPKDAEPDLVPGQCSSKAHDREFLGLGGRRVLVSRHWTGKTLGEHRADRSAVVRAVLEEAGINAPEARRLAADVLADDGLPRFVWEDIPVEQRNYAATIARSIRQRRAWTDEYKRAKEAIRAGPRLPEACGQPVRQSREGKEDG
- a CDS encoding FtsK/SpoIIIE domain-containing protein; its protein translation is MHDSLTAPVQAAAASPLPTYDKVTLGRGQSGATWQLVVRGRHTLIAGCSGAGKGSVLWGLCCGLSPAVRRDLVRLWGVDLKRGVELQMGAGLFSAAAYNPRDALAVLKSLLQVIDERGTKMAGHSRLHQPRPGDPLHVLVIDELAALTAYSDITIRRDAERLLSEILTQGRALGVVVVACVQDPRKDVVPMRGLFTQTVALRLRSIEETVMVLGEGAAAIAPAHRISPRAPGTAWIVDDTGAVDRVRADYWPDEVIAAVATTNRANVLVELPANDNLDDFAGDGEWDVVSPRRPRTPRKPREMSLVAPIGGDDE
- a CDS encoding WhiB family transcriptional regulator, whose translation is MTRPGRPTSREFSTDWMRDSLCIEAPGLPWTDNFRVPTYSSDLMRYLCQRCPVSVECTVFTRDAEVSAGFWAGTTRNPVYGPGDAA